Genomic DNA from Parvivirga hydrogeniphila:
CCCCTCCGCTGAGGGCATGCAGGCCGCGGCGGCCGCAGCAGGCCGCGCGGAGCCTGCGGCCCGCACGGTCGTGAAGGACAAGGCCGACCCGTTCGCGAACGTCGGCCGCAACGACCCGTGCCCGTGCGGCAGCGGGCTCAAGTACAAGCACTGCCACGGCAAGAACGCTTGACGCCCTCCGCGTCCGACCGCTCGCAGGTGAGCGGCAGCCTGCCGGTGCTACAATCCGGCCGTCCCCATCCCCGTTCCCGACGTGCGCCGATGCGGCGCTGGATCCGAAAAGGCCATGATCATCGAAGACCGTTCCACAGAGATCGCTGAACTGCGAGAGCGCCTTGAGCGCATCGCGGAGTACCTGCACCTGGACGCGAAGCGCGAGGAGATCGCGCGGCTCGAGGAGAAGGCGGCCGAGCCAGGGTTCTGGGACGACGCGAAAGCGGCGCAAGGCGTGATGGCGAAAGCCGCGTCCCTGCGTGACGAGGTCGAGGAGCACGCGGAGCTCATGCGCGAGGTCGAGGAGCTCGAAGTCGCCAACGAGCTCGCGGTGAGCGAGGAAGACGAAGACCTCGCCGTCGAGACCGAGTCGCGGTTGAAGCGGCTCGTCAAGCGCGTGGACGACCTGGAGCTCTCCTCGTGGTTCACCGGCGAGTTCGACCACGGCGACGCCATCGTGACCATCATCCCGGGCGCCGGCGGCCTGGAGGCGCAAGACTGGGCCGAGATGCTGCTCCGCATGCTCACGAAGTACGCGCAGTCCCGCAAGTGGAAGGTCGACCTGCACGAAGCGCCCGAAGGCGTGGAGATCGGCATCGACCGCGCGGTGTTCACCGTGCACGGCAAGAACGCGTACGGCATGCTCCAGTCCGAAGCGGGCGTGCACCGTCTCGTGCGCATCTCGCCCACGGACGAGAAGAAGCGGCGCCAGACCACCTTCGCGAAGGTGGAGGTGCTGCCGGTGCTCCCCGACGAGGTCGAAGTCGAGATCAAAGAAGAAGACCTGCGCATCGACGTGTACCGTTCGAGCGGGCCGGGCGGTCAGTCGGTCAACACCACCGACTCGGCCGTGCGCATCACGCACCTGCCGACGGGCATCGTCGTGACGTGTCAGAACGAGAAGAGCCAGCTCAAGAACAAAGAGACCGCGATGACGATCCTGCGCTCGCGGCTCTACGAGCTCGAGCAGGAGAAGCGCAGGCAGGAGATCGAGGCGCTCAAAGGCGAGAAGAAAGAGATCTCCTTCGGCAGCCAGATCCGCAGCTACGTGCTGTATCCGTACCAGCTGGTGAAAGACCTCCGGACCGGCATCGAGACGAGCCAGGTCGACCGCGTGCTCGACGGCGAGATCGACGACTTCGTCGTCGGCTACCACCGCTGGAGGGTCGCAGAAGGCGCGCCCGCGTTCGTCGGAGGAGGCGAGGAGTGAGGCTGCTCGCCGACCTCCACACGCACACCGTCGCCTCGGGGCACGCGTTCTCGACCGTCGGCGAGATCGCGAGCGCTGCTGCCGCGCGCGGGCTTGAGCTCGTCGCGATCACCGATCACGGCCCGGCGGTGCCTGGCGGCGCGCACCTGTGGCACTTCTGGAACAGCCGGACGATACCCGCCGAGATCGCAGGCGTCCGCATCTTGAAGGGCTGCGAGGCCAATCCCGTCCCTGACACCGACAACGGCCTCGACATCCCCGACGAGGTCCTCGCGGCGCTCGACTTCGTCGCGGTGGGGTTGCACCCCGAGTGCGGCTACGACGGCAAGGACCGCGCCCGCAACACCGACGCGCTCGTGCGTGCAATCGCCAACCCGCTCGTGCACATGATCACCCATCCGGGCAACGACGAGGACTTCCCGGTGGACCTCGACGCCGTCGTGTCCGCGTGCGTCGAGCACGACGTGATCATCGAGCTCAACAACTTCTCGTTCGACGCGCGAAGCGGCAGGCACGCCACGCGAGCGCGGGAGCGCGCGTTCGCCGAGGCGGCGCGCGACGCAGGCGCGTGGATCGCCATCGACTCCGACGCGCACATCCACACGCTCGTGGGCGAGGTCTTTGCGGCGCTTGCCGTGGCCGAAGAGATCGGCTTCCCGCCGGAGCGCATCGTGAATCGCGACGCGGCACGCGTGCTCGGGTTCTTGAGCGCGCGGCGCTCGCGTGGTCGGTCGACGACCGAGACGAGGTGAGACGATGGTGAAGCGCGTCCTCAAGAAGATGGCGCCGAGCGAGGTGCTCAAGAGCCGACGCGTCCGCGATTACGTGCTCATGACCATCGGCATCGTGATCACCGCGTGGGCGCTCGACGCCTTCCTCATCCCGAACAAGCTTGCCGCAGGCGGCGTCTCCGGTCTTGCGACGGTCTTGTACTACACGCTCAAAGACTACGGGATCGTCGTGCCTGTCGGCGTGCAGATGCTGGCGATGAACGCCGTGCTGCTCGTCATCGCGGTCATGGCCCGCGGGTGGCGCTACGGGGCCAAGACGATTTACGGCATGGTCGCGCTCTCCGTCGCCGTCGACGCGCTCGCGCCGTTCACGCCGCACTTGGCGGCCGACGACCGTCTGCTCGCGGTGCTGTACGGCGGCGCGATCACCGGCATCGGCATGGGGCTCGTCTTCAAGGCGCGCGGCAACACCGGCGGCACGGACATCGTGGCGCAGTTGCTCGCCGACCGCACGAATTTCGGTGTCGGCCAGATGCTGCTGGCCGCCGACGCCGTGGTGACGCTCGCAGCGGCGCTCAAGTTCGGTCCGGACCTCGCGCTGTACGGCGCGGTCGCCGTGGTGATCGGCGGCCGGGTCATCGACCTGGTGCAGGAGGGCCTGTCGGTCGACAAGGCCGCGTTCATCATCTCGGACAACTCGGAGGAGATCGCAGACGCGGTGCTGAACCAGCTCGGGCGCGGCGCGACGGGGCTCAAGGGCCGCGGGCTGTTCTCGGGCGCGGAGCGCGAAGTGGTCATGACGGTCGTCTCGCGGCGGGAGCTCGACGCGCTCAAGGCGCTCGTGTATGCGGTCGACCCGGACGCGTTCTTGGTGATCGCAGACGTCCACGAGACGCTCGGTGAAGGATTCAAGGAGATAGGAGCGTGAGCAGGTGACGACAGCGCGGGAGGCGGTCGATGTGCGCGTGCGCGACGTCGCGGAACTGGCGCGGCGGATGCGGTGCGACATCATCGAGATGCTCGCTGAGGCAGGCTCAGGGCACCCGGGCGGGTCGCTCTCGGCGGCCGACATCGTGGCGGTGCTGTACGGAGCGGTCATGCGGCACAGCGCGGAGGACCCGCGCGACCCCGGCCGCGACCGGTTCGTGCTCTCGAAAGGGCACGCGGCTCCGGTGCTGTACGCGGCGCTCGCGCAGCACGGCTACTTCGGGCGCGACCACCTGAAGACCCTCCGCAAGCTCGGCTCGATGCTGCAGGGCCATCCCGACAGCACCAAGACGCCGGGCGTCGAGATCTCCACGGGCTCCCTCGGGCAAGGGCTTGCCGTCTCCAACGGGATGGCGCTCGCGCTTCGGCTCGACGGCCGAACGGAGCCGACGGTGTTCTGCCTGCTCGGCGACGGCGAGCTGCAGGAAGGCGAGGTGTGGGAGGCGGCGATGTTCGCGCCGCACCACGGGCTCACGAACGTCGTCGCGATCGTCGACAACAACGGCCTGCAGATCGACGGGGCGTGCAGCGAGGTGATGTGCCTCGGCGACATCGCGCGCAAGTTCCAGGCGTTCGGCTGGGAAGCAGTCGAGTGCGACGGGCACGACGTGGCCGCGCTGCTCGACGTGCTCGGCTCCGCTCGCGCGCGCGGCGAGGCCGCTGGCCAGCCGGTCGCGGTGGTGTGCCGCACCGTGAAGGGCAAGGGCGTGTCGTTCATGGAAGGCAACGCCGACTGGCACGGCAAGGCGCCAAGCCGCGAGGAGGCCGACGCGGCCTTGGCAGAGCTCGGGTGCGCGAAGGAGGTGGCCGGGTGAGCGAGAAGCGCGCGACGCGCGAAGCGTACGGGCCCACCCTCGTCGAGCTGGCGCGCGAAGGCGTCGACGTGGTGGTGGTCGAGGCGGACCTCTCGAAGTCGACGACGACGGCGAAGTTCGCGGCCGCCTATCCGCAGCGGTTCTTCAACGCCGGGGTGGCGGAGCAGAACATGATCGGAACGGCCGCCGGCCTCGCCGCTGCGGGAAAGGTGGCGTTCACGGGCTCGTTCGCCGTGTTCGCGACGGGCCGCGCCTACGACCAGGTCCGCAACACGGTGTGCTACTCGAAACTGAATGTGAAGCTCGCGCCGACGCACGCGGGCATCACGGTCGGGCCCGACGGCGGAAGCCACCAGATGCTCGAAGACATCGCGCTCATGCGGGTGCTGCCGGGGATGCGCGTGCTCGTGCCGGCCGACGTGAATGCGGCCGCGGCTGCGATCAGGCTTGCCGCTGCAACGCCGGGGCCGTTCTACGTGCGTCTCGGCCGAGCGGCGGTGCCGGTGCTGTACCCCGAAGCCGTCGAGGTCGGCGTCGGGAAGGCGACCGTGCTGCGCGAAGGCACGGACGTGACGATCGCCGCGTGCGGCGTGATGGTGGCCGAAGCGCTCGCTGCGGCAGAGGCGCTGGCGGCCGACGGCATCAGCGCGGAAGTCGTCGACGTCTTCTCCGTCAAGCCGCTCGACGAGGTCACGCTCGTCGCCTCAGCGCGCAAGACGGGCGCGGTCGTGACCGCCGAGGAGCACTCCGTGATCGGCGGGCTTGGCTCGGCCGTCGCCGAGCTTCTCGCCGAGCGCGAGCCGGTGCCCGTCGTGCGCGTCGGCGTGCGCGACTCGTTCGGCACCTCGGGCGAACCGGCGGAGCTGATGTCGCACTACGGGCTCACCGCGACAGACGTGGCCGAGGCGGCCCGCTCGGTCGTGCGCCGCGTGTGAGAAGGCCGTTGCGTGCCGGTAACGGATGCCGCCGCGCGCGGAGTTGGCAAGGCGTCTGCTAGAATATCGCGGGAATCGTTGCCGAAAGATGGAGCACCCACATGATATCGATGCGGAACGTCAGCAAGACGTACGTCGCTGACAAGCCCGCGCTGTCCGATGTGAACGTCGAGATCGGCCAGGGAGAGTTCGTCTTCCTGGTCGGGCACTC
This window encodes:
- the prfB gene encoding peptide chain release factor 2, which encodes MIIEDRSTEIAELRERLERIAEYLHLDAKREEIARLEEKAAEPGFWDDAKAAQGVMAKAASLRDEVEEHAELMREVEELEVANELAVSEEDEDLAVETESRLKRLVKRVDDLELSSWFTGEFDHGDAIVTIIPGAGGLEAQDWAEMLLRMLTKYAQSRKWKVDLHEAPEGVEIGIDRAVFTVHGKNAYGMLQSEAGVHRLVRISPTDEKKRRQTTFAKVEVLPVLPDEVEVEIKEEDLRIDVYRSSGPGGQSVNTTDSAVRITHLPTGIVVTCQNEKSQLKNKETAMTILRSRLYELEQEKRRQEIEALKGEKKEISFGSQIRSYVLYPYQLVKDLRTGIETSQVDRVLDGEIDDFVVGYHRWRVAEGAPAFVGGGEE
- a CDS encoding phosphatase codes for the protein MRLLADLHTHTVASGHAFSTVGEIASAAAARGLELVAITDHGPAVPGGAHLWHFWNSRTIPAEIAGVRILKGCEANPVPDTDNGLDIPDEVLAALDFVAVGLHPECGYDGKDRARNTDALVRAIANPLVHMITHPGNDEDFPVDLDAVVSACVEHDVIIELNNFSFDARSGRHATRARERAFAEAARDAGAWIAIDSDAHIHTLVGEVFAALAVAEEIGFPPERIVNRDAARVLGFLSARRSRGRSTTETR
- a CDS encoding YitT family protein gives rise to the protein MVKRVLKKMAPSEVLKSRRVRDYVLMTIGIVITAWALDAFLIPNKLAAGGVSGLATVLYYTLKDYGIVVPVGVQMLAMNAVLLVIAVMARGWRYGAKTIYGMVALSVAVDALAPFTPHLAADDRLLAVLYGGAITGIGMGLVFKARGNTGGTDIVAQLLADRTNFGVGQMLLAADAVVTLAAALKFGPDLALYGAVAVVIGGRVIDLVQEGLSVDKAAFIISDNSEEIADAVLNQLGRGATGLKGRGLFSGAEREVVMTVVSRRELDALKALVYAVDPDAFLVIADVHETLGEGFKEIGA
- a CDS encoding transketolase, producing the protein MTTAREAVDVRVRDVAELARRMRCDIIEMLAEAGSGHPGGSLSAADIVAVLYGAVMRHSAEDPRDPGRDRFVLSKGHAAPVLYAALAQHGYFGRDHLKTLRKLGSMLQGHPDSTKTPGVEISTGSLGQGLAVSNGMALALRLDGRTEPTVFCLLGDGELQEGEVWEAAMFAPHHGLTNVVAIVDNNGLQIDGACSEVMCLGDIARKFQAFGWEAVECDGHDVAALLDVLGSARARGEAAGQPVAVVCRTVKGKGVSFMEGNADWHGKAPSREEADAALAELGCAKEVAG
- a CDS encoding transketolase family protein codes for the protein MSEKRATREAYGPTLVELAREGVDVVVVEADLSKSTTTAKFAAAYPQRFFNAGVAEQNMIGTAAGLAAAGKVAFTGSFAVFATGRAYDQVRNTVCYSKLNVKLAPTHAGITVGPDGGSHQMLEDIALMRVLPGMRVLVPADVNAAAAAIRLAAATPGPFYVRLGRAAVPVLYPEAVEVGVGKATVLREGTDVTIAACGVMVAEALAAAEALAADGISAEVVDVFSVKPLDEVTLVASARKTGAVVTAEEHSVIGGLGSAVAELLAEREPVPVVRVGVRDSFGTSGEPAELMSHYGLTATDVAEAARSVVRRV